The Pseudomonas cucumis sequence CCGCCGCCAGCGCATAGCTGCCGCGCAAGGTCTCTGGATCGCGGCTGAAGGTGTAAGGGTTGTAGCGCACGGCCTCACGCACTGCGTAATAGAGATTGATCGTCTGTTCGAGCGGATCGCGCCCGGCGCCACGATGTTTTTCGGCGAACTCCACCACCGAGGGATGGTCACTATCGATGAAGCGGCCGGGGCTCAGACATGCGTGCATGGGAACAATCTCCTGGGGGAAGCCACGAGTCTAGCGACACCTTTAGCACAGAGATAACGACGTTTCGGCCAAATATCAGCGTTTAGCGCCCCTTCTACAAAAGCGCTTAACCGTCCGCCCTCGAAATAGCCGACGAGTTTCAACCGTTGCTTCCTACAAACTCAGACCTATCGCTCTGACCTCCACTTTTATGGATGCCGTCTAAGCTCTGAAAGTGGTTTTGCCCCTGGCTTCATGGAGAATTGAATATGTTGCTGTTGTGGATACTGATTCTGGTGGTCGGGATTGCCTACCTGGCACATCGGCGCACTGCGCCTCTGCCCGCCTTGGGCATCATCGCCGTCTATCTGCTGGCGATGGGCATCTTCAGCCACGCCCCCGTCTGGCTGATGCTGATTTTCTGGGTAATGCTCGCGGTCGTGGCCGCTTTCCTGTTGTTGCCGGATCTGCGCCGAAGACTCTTCACGGCCCCGATGTTCAGCTGGTTTCAAAAAAACCTGCCGCCGATGTCACAAACCGAACGTGAAGCCATTGAAGCTGGCACGGTCTGGTGGGACGGCGAGCTGTTCAGCGGTCGCCCGGACTGGAACAAGCTGCTGGCCTATCCAAAGGCGCAACTGAGCGAAGAGGAACAAGCGTTCATCGATGGTCCGACTGAAGAGCTCTGCGCGATGGTCAGCGATTGGCAGATCGGCCAATTGCTGGATCTGCCGCCCCAGGCTTGGGATCACATCAAACAACATGGCTTTTTTGCCCTGATCATTCCCAAGGAATACGGTGGCAAAGGCTTCTCGGCTTATGCGCACTCCCAGGTAGCGATGAAACTGGCCACCCGCAGCGGCGACCTGGCGTCGACGGTCATGGTGCCCAATTCCCTCGGCCCGGCGGAGCTGCTGTTGCATTACGGCACTGACGAACAGCGCAATCATTACCTGCCACGGCTGGCCCGCGGCGACGATATCCCTTGTTTTGCCCTGACAGGCCCGATGGCAGGCTCCAACGTCGGCGGGATGACCGACACCGGGGTCATCTGCAAAGGTGAATGGGAAGGCAAGGAAACCCTCGGCCTGCGTCTTAACTGGGAAAAACGCTACATCACCCTCGGCCCCGTTGCGACATTGATCGGTCTGGCTTTCAAGGCCTATGACCCGGACCATCTGCTGGGCGACAAAGTCGACCTGGGAATCAGTCTCGCCCTGGTCCCAACCCAGACCCCCGGTGTAGAAATCGGTCGCCGTCACCTGCCGTTGGGCGCCGCCTTCATGAACGGTCCGAACGCTGGCAAGGACGTGTTCGTGCCGCTGGAATTCATCATCGGCGGTCAGGAAATGCTCGGCGAAGGCTGGATGATGCTGATGAACTGCCTGTCGGTCGGGCGTTCCATTTCGCTACCTGCCATCGGTACCGCTGCGGGCAAGTTCAGCAGCCTGGTGACAGGCCAATATGCCCAGGTTCGCGAACAATTCAACGCCCCGCTGTCAGCCTTCGAAGGCATTCAGGAAGCACTGGCGCGGATCGGCGGCAGTACCTGGTTGATGGACAGCGCACGGATGCTCACCGCCAATGCGGTCGACCTCGGCGAAAAACCGTCGGTGCCCTCGGCCATTATCAAATACCACCTCTCCGAACGCGGTCGCGAGTGCATCAGCCACGCCATGGATGTTCACGGCGGCAGGGCCATCATGATGGGGCCAAACAACTACCTGGCGCGTAACTGGCAAGGTGCGCCCATTGCCGTCACGGTCGAAGGTGCGAATATCCTGACACGCAACTTGATGATCTTCGGCCAGGGCGCTATTCGCTGCCATCCGTTCGTGCTCAAGGAAATGGCCCTCGCCCATCGCGAAGACAAACAACAGGCACTGATCGAGTTCGATGCGCTGCTGCTCGACCACATTGGTTTTGCCGTGTGCAACGCCGCCAGCACCTTGGTGCTGAACCTCGGCCTCGGGCATTTCGAACACATGCCCGGGGACAGGCTCAGCCAAGGC is a genomic window containing:
- a CDS encoding acyl-CoA dehydrogenase — translated: MLLLWILILVVGIAYLAHRRTAPLPALGIIAVYLLAMGIFSHAPVWLMLIFWVMLAVVAAFLLLPDLRRRLFTAPMFSWFQKNLPPMSQTEREAIEAGTVWWDGELFSGRPDWNKLLAYPKAQLSEEEQAFIDGPTEELCAMVSDWQIGQLLDLPPQAWDHIKQHGFFALIIPKEYGGKGFSAYAHSQVAMKLATRSGDLASTVMVPNSLGPAELLLHYGTDEQRNHYLPRLARGDDIPCFALTGPMAGSNVGGMTDTGVICKGEWEGKETLGLRLNWEKRYITLGPVATLIGLAFKAYDPDHLLGDKVDLGISLALVPTQTPGVEIGRRHLPLGAAFMNGPNAGKDVFVPLEFIIGGQEMLGEGWMMLMNCLSVGRSISLPAIGTAAGKFSSLVTGQYAQVREQFNAPLSAFEGIQEALARIGGSTWLMDSARMLTANAVDLGEKPSVPSAIIKYHLSERGRECISHAMDVHGGRAIMMGPNNYLARNWQGAPIAVTVEGANILTRNLMIFGQGAIRCHPFVLKEMALAHREDKQQALIEFDALLLDHIGFAVCNAASTLVLNLGLGHFEHMPGDRLSQGYFRALNRQAAAFALLADLSMMLLGGDLKRRERLSARLGDVLSYLYLASGALKRYHDLDSPEHMHPLFAWAMEESLGQSERALDELLTNFPNKVLGCLMRVMVFPFGRRHRGPSDRLAAQVAAVIGRPKGDPTLEELLGGCYRPQSPEDSVGALQHACDLLNAAKPVQKKLNTALKSRQVKPTLGESAIDAALEGGVLQPVEAQALREAEVARRKVIDVDDFDPKGLVMAKGKVR